The sequence TTGATCGAGTCGGCCTCGTTCATGTTCAGAATCGTCTGGATCGTCTCCATCGCCCGGGTGGTGTCGCTGCAAAAGGCGGCGTCAAAGTGAATGTTCTTCAGCCGTTCGCCGGCCTCCTGGGCATTCTGCTTGCCCTTGGCCGTCAACGGGGAGTTGCTCCAGCCCTGCAGCTTGTCATAGATGTTGAAGTAGGTCTGGCCGTGCCGGACCAGGTATAGGTTAAGTTTTGTCATGTTGATCCCTCCACTATCTGTTCCCATTGTACCGCTTTCATTTAGAAAATCATAACCATTCTTGTCGCGAGCTTAGGACTTTGTTCACAGATTATTCACATTCGTTCTTTAAGATTAAAAGCATAGAAAGAAGGAATTACTATGACATTAAAGGACACTAGCCAGCCCGACATAGTGGCCGCACGAATTGTGGCCGTCAATGGCAGAACTGTAAAGGTCGTCACCGAAGACGGCCAGAAATTGCGAATTCCTCTCACCAAGCAGTACCGCCGCGACAAGACGATGCTGGCTTCATTAAAAGACATTCTCAACGCTGGGATTTGGATCCCGGTTAACCGCCACCTCAAGCGCCTCTTCCATTACGACTGGTTGGCAGCTCCGGCGACAGTCCCGGTAAAGAATTAAGTTTTCTCAACGATTAAATGAAAAACAATGTTTCCGCCCAATCTGTGATAAAATATTTTTGATTTGCTAAATTTCGTGTAGCAGGTTAAACAAACATTTTGATTGCGAGGAACATTCCTAATGAAAAAATTAAGCAAATTTGTGGACACTAGGATTGGTTTTTTTACTCTCCTAGTCGTCCTTTTTTGGTTAAAGACCCTGTTTGCTTACTTTACCGATTTTAAATTAGGGGCGGAGGGGCTCTTTCAATACCTGATTCTCCTCTTTAATCCCCTGGCAACCACGGCTCTGGTCTACAGTCTGGCTTTTTATTTTAAGCGTGCGCGCTTCTTCTACCCCGTCATCATGGGGCTGAACATCGCCAACACCCTTTTGCTCTACCTCAACGTCATCTACTACCGGGAGTTCACCGACTTCATGACGATTGCCACCATGACCGGCTACTCCAAGGTCAATCAGGGGCTGAGCGGGGCTTCCCTGGCCCTGACCAACTTCCATGACGTCTTTTACTGGCTCGACATCGTCATCATCCTCCTGCTGATGCTCTGCCGCAAGATCCACTTCGATCCGCGGGCGGTCGGCAGCCGGCTGGCCTTTGCCTTCACTTCGCTGTCGCTGGTCCTCTTCGGCGTCAACCTGTCCTTTGCTGAGATGAGCCGACCTCAGCTGCTGGGCCGGACCTTTGACCGGACCTACATCGTCAAGTACCTGGGGATCGACGCCTTCACCGGCTATGACCTGGTCAAGTCTCAGCACATCAACGAGATGCGCCAGAGTGCTACCAAGTCGGAGCTGAAGAAGGTCAAGAACTTCACTGACAAGCACTATGCCAAGGCCAACCCGAAGATGTTCGGGATCGCCAAGGGCCGCAACGTGATCGTCATCCACCTGGAGAGCTTCCAGCAGTTCATCATCGACAAGAAGATCAACGGCCAGGAGGTCACGCCCTTCCTGAACTCGCTCTACCACAGCAACGAGACCTACGCCTTCGACAACTTCTTCCACCAGGTTGGTCAAGGGAAAACCAGTGATGCCGAAAACCTGCTGGAAACCTCGACCTTTGGCCTGCCCCAGGGTTCGCTCTTTGCCACCCTCGGCAGCGACAACACCTTCCAGGGGGCCCCGGCAATCTTAAAGCAGCGGGCCGGCTACACCAGTGCCGTCTTCCACGGTAACGTCGCCAGCTTCTGGAACCGGAACAACGTCTACAAGAACCTGGGCTACCAGTACTTCTTCGACGCCAGCTACTACGACACGTCCGGTGATAAGTCGACCGGTTACGGCTTAAAGGACAAGCTGCTCTTCAAGGACTCCATCAAGTACCTGCAGACGCTGCAGCAGCCGTTCTACGCCAAGTACATCACCGTCACCAACCACTTCCCGTACGAGCTCGACGACGAGGACAAGGACCCGAACTTCACGACGACCGACACCGGGGACAGCAACATCGACAACTACTTTGTGACTGCCCACTACCTCGACCAGTCGCTCCAGGAGTTCTTCAACTACCTCAAGAAGTCCGGCCTCTACAACCATTCGATCATCATGATCTACGGTGACCACTACGGGATTTCCAACAGTGAGAACTCCTCGTTGGCCAGTGTCCTGGGCAAGAGCGCCGATGATTGGAACGACTACGACAACGCCCAATTGCAACGGGTGCCGCTGATGTTCGTAATTCCAAATTCCGGCAATAACGGTCACATCGTCCATACTTACGGGGGCGAGGTCGACGTCCTGCCAACCCTACTCCACTTGCTAGGAATCTCGTCCAAACGCTACATCCAGTTTGGGACCGACCTCTTCTCTAGTCAGCACAAGCAGATCGTGGCTTTCCGCAACCAGGACTTCATGACGCCACGCTACACGGTCGTTGGCAACACGGTCTACGATAACAAGACCCAAAAGAAGGCCAAGCTGACCAAGAAGCAGAAGGAAAAGATCAAGAAGGATCACAAGCTGGTCAACACCGAGCTGCGGTTATCGGATTCACTCAATGAAAAGAACCTGCTGCGCTTCTACCATCCGAAGGGCTTCAAGGCGGTTGATCCATCAGACTACAACTACTCACGTGGCCTGCAACGAGCCCAAAAGATCGAGAAGAAGAAGGGCAACCAGTCCACCAGCATCTACTCGAGGAACAACAATCAGTCGACCGAGGATGATTACAGCACGGACGCACCGGAGCAGAACCACTCCTCGACCGATTCCAACCGGATTAAGATTACTAACCCGGACGCCAACAACAAGTAAATACCGCCTGAGCTTTTCGGCGAGGGGTAAAATAAAGGGAGCAGCCCAACGTTCATTGGGTGCTCCCTTTATCTTTTGAGGTGATTTCTAAAATGATTATTCAACAATGTACCAAGCTGACGCCCCAGCACTGGCAGCTTCTCTTGCTGGCCGATCCCGAGCGCGCCGCTATTCAGCGCTACATCAATAGCAGCACCATTTTTGAGGCCCGTCACAAGCAAGCGCTGATCGCCATCATCGTCCTGCAGCCGCGGAATGACCGCAAGCTGGAGATCAAAAATATTGCGGTCCATCCCCATTGGCGGGGCCAACACGTCGCCACCCGCCTGCTGGAGTTTGCCCAGCAGTACGGCAGGCAACACGGCTACCAAAAACTCCTTGTCGGCACCGGTTCCACCAGCTTTACCCAGCTCTACCTCTACCAGAAGGTCGGCTTTCGCGTGGTCGGCATCGACCGGGACTTCTTCGTCCGCAACTACCGCCAGCCGATCTACGAAAACCGGCTCCGCCTACGCGATATGCTAATCCTGGCCCTGCCGTTAGTGGAGTAGCCGCTGGAAGAAGTTACCGCGCAGGATGCTCTGCGTGCTGGTCAATTGGTAGGTCAGGGCCTTCTTGTCAACGGATTTCAGGCCCGGGCCGGACAATTCAAGGCTGCCAACCACCTGGCCGCGCTTGAGGGGGGCCTCAAGCTGGTTCTGCTTGTTTACAAGCTTGGTCCGGTACTTAACCGCCATCGTGTAGTGCCGGGGGCTGCTGGTGCCCCAGGCCGTGACCTGCTTGGGGCCTAGTGAAGCCTGGTGCTGGGCTCCGTCGGCGATTTTTGGCTGGCGCAGGTTGGCAGCGACCTTGACCGTCTGCAGGTGATAATTTTGTTTGAGCATCTGGTACAGCCGCTGGGTTTGCACGAAACGGTTATCCTTGTTTTGCCCGTTGGCATGCAGCACGACCGTGATGATCCGGTGCCCCCTGTAGCGGCCGGTGCTTACGAAGCAGGCCCCCGCCGCATCCGAGGTCCCGGTTTTGAGCCCGTCGATTTGCACCCCGGGGACCGTGTACTTGCCGCCCGGCAGCATCTCATTCAGGTTCTTGCCCACCTTGGACTTGCCCTTGGCGATGTAGAAGGTTGCCTGCTTCTGGGCGGTCACCTGGAGCAGCTGGGGATAGTGGTTGACAAAATAACGGGCCATGATCGCCACGTCCCTTGCTGTCATAGCATTTTCGGCGTTATCCGAATACTGGTTTGACTTGAGATTCTTCAGGTCGCTGTTCGTCAGGCCGACCGGGTTCACAATCGAATAGTTCTTCAGGCCAATCTTTTGCGCCTTTTGCTGGAGCTTGATGGTAAATTCATCCATGCTGTCGCCCGCCGCCGTGGCCAGCGCCAGCGTGGCTCCATCGGCCGATTTGACCAGGGCCGCGTTTAACAGTTCACGCACCGTGTAGGATTCCCCCGACTGCAGACCGATCGCTGAATAGTTCGGGTCGTTGGAGACGGCGGCGATGTCGTCATTTACCTTGACCTTGGTATCACCGGTGATCTGCTTATTTTTCACCTCGTCCTCCACGACCATCGCCGTGAGCAGTTTGCTGACCGAGGCGATCGGCAGCTTCTGATCGGCATTTTGCTCATAGATCACCTGACCCGTGGTGGCATCCACCATCATTGCGGCCGAGGCGTCGATCTGTGCCTGGGCGTGGGCCGGAACGGTCACCACGCTCCAAAGCACCAGGATCGCTGTCATGATAATTGTCCAAAATTTTTTCATTGATTTTCTCCCAAAGTATACTGATTGGTTTCAAATACGCTAAGATAGAGGATAGACTACACACAAAGGAATCAATATCTAATGAATCGCGAACTAAAGCATCTCTTTTACCTGATCGCCATCTTCTTCACAATTAGTGTTGTCATCATTAACGTTCATACCTACCTGAGCAGCAGCAAATTCATCCCGGATGCCAGTCGGACCAGCCAGGTCGCAAGCGCCAACCGGCTGCGGCGTCCCAATCGCAACCGGCCTTCCGAAAACAAGGCCTATCCTAACCTCCGCAAGCAATCTCACCTGCGGATCATCGCGGTAGCCAAGCTGCAGAAGGTCTTCGTCTTGAGCGGTCACCGGGTCATCTACACCATGCACGCTCGGGTCAACGCC comes from Limosilactobacillus sp. and encodes:
- a CDS encoding GNAT family N-acetyltransferase gives rise to the protein MIIQQCTKLTPQHWQLLLLADPERAAIQRYINSSTIFEARHKQALIAIIVLQPRNDRKLEIKNIAVHPHWRGQHVATRLLEFAQQYGRQHGYQKLLVGTGSTSFTQLYLYQKVGFRVVGIDRDFFVRNYRQPIYENRLRLRDMLILALPLVE
- a CDS encoding D-alanyl-D-alanine carboxypeptidase family protein; protein product: MKKFWTIIMTAILVLWSVVTVPAHAQAQIDASAAMMVDATTGQVIYEQNADQKLPIASVSKLLTAMVVEDEVKNKQITGDTKVKVNDDIAAVSNDPNYSAIGLQSGESYTVRELLNAALVKSADGATLALATAAGDSMDEFTIKLQQKAQKIGLKNYSIVNPVGLTNSDLKNLKSNQYSDNAENAMTARDVAIMARYFVNHYPQLLQVTAQKQATFYIAKGKSKVGKNLNEMLPGGKYTVPGVQIDGLKTGTSDAAGACFVSTGRYRGHRIITVVLHANGQNKDNRFVQTQRLYQMLKQNYHLQTVKVAANLRQPKIADGAQHQASLGPKQVTAWGTSSPRHYTMAVKYRTKLVNKQNQLEAPLKRGQVVGSLELSGPGLKSVDKKALTYQLTSTQSILRGNFFQRLLH
- a CDS encoding LTA synthase family protein translates to MKKLSKFVDTRIGFFTLLVVLFWLKTLFAYFTDFKLGAEGLFQYLILLFNPLATTALVYSLAFYFKRARFFYPVIMGLNIANTLLLYLNVIYYREFTDFMTIATMTGYSKVNQGLSGASLALTNFHDVFYWLDIVIILLLMLCRKIHFDPRAVGSRLAFAFTSLSLVLFGVNLSFAEMSRPQLLGRTFDRTYIVKYLGIDAFTGYDLVKSQHINEMRQSATKSELKKVKNFTDKHYAKANPKMFGIAKGRNVIVIHLESFQQFIIDKKINGQEVTPFLNSLYHSNETYAFDNFFHQVGQGKTSDAENLLETSTFGLPQGSLFATLGSDNTFQGAPAILKQRAGYTSAVFHGNVASFWNRNNVYKNLGYQYFFDASYYDTSGDKSTGYGLKDKLLFKDSIKYLQTLQQPFYAKYITVTNHFPYELDDEDKDPNFTTTDTGDSNIDNYFVTAHYLDQSLQEFFNYLKKSGLYNHSIIMIYGDHYGISNSENSSLASVLGKSADDWNDYDNAQLQRVPLMFVIPNSGNNGHIVHTYGGEVDVLPTLLHLLGISSKRYIQFGTDLFSSQHKQIVAFRNQDFMTPRYTVVGNTVYDNKTQKKAKLTKKQKEKIKKDHKLVNTELRLSDSLNEKNLLRFYHPKGFKAVDPSDYNYSRGLQRAQKIEKKKGNQSTSIYSRNNNQSTEDDYSTDAPEQNHSSTDSNRIKITNPDANNK